The stretch of DNA CATCGTGCGCGCGCAGCAGCGCCTCGTAACCCACCGCACGCTGGTGCGACAGGCTGAAAATCGGCTGGAATACGGTCGTCAGCGTCATGTCGCGGTGCTGCGTCGCCAGACGTTCGAAGCCGGAACTCACCTCCCGCTCGAACCGGTACGGCGACGCGGCGGCCGGACGCTCCTGTTGCACGATCGTCATGCG from Dyadobacter sp. UC 10 encodes:
- a CDS encoding EAL domain-containing protein — its product is MTIVQQERPAAASPYRFEREVSSGFERLATQHRDMTLTTVFQPIFSLSHQRAVGYEALLRAHD